From Xenopus laevis strain J_2021 chromosome 7L, Xenopus_laevis_v10.1, whole genome shotgun sequence, one genomic window encodes:
- the synpo2l.L gene encoding synaptopodin 2-like protein isoform X1 → MGTDDQILITLSGEGPWGFRLQGGSEKNLPLLVSKVRKRSKACRGGLREYDELISINGKACSGLTHAQAMLMIDSIGASLHIRLRRAADGAQTAPRTQRVLPSPSSPNRIRSPDPSISWAATQSTLLTTAQPRLLHLESITSPPDSEAYYGETDSDADIQASPAHPPSNQQHHSQQPPAPEKHRRARKKSPRSPPGNKTESEQQSLSEMSGYESGPGGVAECALQPNVGVAKREIVYQPGGSRAETPFSDVEGFLPSDDVEQLPRITSPSHESLLLPHATKSIRAERHLIPMIGPVDHPVDDDLTTTYSDKAREAKLHRSESVQEKNVKDARTKCRTIASLLTDAPNPHSKGVLMFKKRRQRAKKYTLVSYGSVDEDHYNEDEDGVFPTSESEFDEEGFSDARSLTNHSDWDSTYLDIEKPKMDEQQVDKGLTEASGKGAEIFELQRQRSEQSPVDTVPSQISIPLQHPKESQITPVAPIRKKMLNGNVSSSAIVNKTQEIGVSEIPKLANTYIAIIPPQSQPTEVDGVQAASEIFNRSARPFTSGQSGPRLVASSVVFKPSSPKKTCETPSSHIITPSLIPSFIPEASSITEKAPVCSVASLYIPAPERADAPSTTTQVQCERAPENLSNQTTPRTTTASIYLSTPSRPSGSQALVTHANVTKLTDYTPVTPPKTTTSNIIGSPSIGPMDTPPYFTPDISANQSLDSVNSREQRISVPVGRTGILNEARRRGGKKEMFAKVEEKKCLPNPELLSLVQKIDEKPKQEQTGAGFESGPEEDFLSLGAEACNFMQPSARKFKVPPPVAPKPQLITPVDEIFNGGQDIPHLGGKGAELFARRQSRMDKFVVDSTPTSRSRPNSRPRTPSPTPSLPSSWKYSSNIRAPPPIAYNPLCSPFYPLAASKTLANSSKAESKVKKAPGGKPRMQAIDFMRHQPYQLNSAMFVFDDSSNNTNQTPTRRDTQKSNVLASPARQVPVKTARAHEIKRFSTPVPMSSVSMAPTVLTPRSATTLAEPVWRTDLSCQPMPSMAPVPTQYQSPEQDTHKNFIPSSYQSYSILSPTSSVTSPRSSSSTLQVPKPKFCAAKTGMQANVWRPGTVKF, encoded by the exons GGCAGCAGACGGAGCACAGACTGCACCACGAACCCAGAGAGTCCTTCCTTCCCCAAGCAGCCCAAACCGCATCAGAAGTCCAGACCCTTCCATTTCATGGGCAGCAACCCAGTCAACTTTACTAACAACTGCTCAGCCAAGATTGCTGCACCTGGAGAGCATTACTTCTCCTCCAGACAGTGAAGCATACTACGGGGAAACTGATAGTGACGCAGACATCCAAGCATCCCCAGCTCATCCACCAAGTAATCAACAGCATCACAGCCAGCAACCTCCTGCTCCAGAAAAGCACCGCAGGGCACGGAAAAAGAGTCCCAGATCCCCACCAGGGAACAAGACAGAATCTGAGCAGCAGTCTTTATCTGAGATGAGTGGATATGAGAGTGGACCTGGTGGTGTTGCCGAATGTGCTTTACAGCCCAATGTAGGGGTGGCCAAACGTGAAATTGTATATCAGCCTGGGGGAAGTCGGGCTGAAACCCCTTTCTCAGATGTGGAAGGCTTTTTGCCATCAGATGATGTGGAACAATTGCCTAGAATTACTTCTCCATCCCATGAGTCTCTGCTGCTCCCACATGCTACCAAAAGCATCCGAGCTGAAAGGCATCTCATTCCCATGATAGGACCAGTGGACCATCCGGTAGATGATGATTTGACAACTACCTACTCAGATAAAGCCAGAGAAGCAA AGCTGCACCGAAGTGAAAGTGTACAGGAGAAGAACGTTAAAGATGCCAGAACTAAGTGCAGAACCATTGCATCTTTGCTgacagatgcaccaaatcctcacTCCAAGGGTGTGCTTATGTTTAAGAAGAGACGGCAGCGAGCAAAAAAATATACCCTTGTGAGTTACGGAAGTGTTGATGAAGATCACTACAACGAGGACGAAGACGGTGTCTTTCCTACAAGTGAATCAGAATTTGATGAGGAAGGTTTCTCGGATGCGCGTAGTCTAACAAATCACTCAGATTGGGATAGCACATATTTAGATATTGAAAAGCCAAAAATGGATGAGCAGCAGGTAGACAAGGGATTAACTGAGGCATCAGGGAAAGGAGCCGAGATATTTGAGCTTCAAAGACAGCGATCAGAGCAATCCCCTGTTGATACGGTTCCTTCTCAAATTTCCATTCCTTTACAACATCCGAAAGAGAGTCAAATAACTCCAGTAGCTCCAATCCGGAAAAAGATGTTAAATGGAAATGTAAGCTCTTCAGCTATTGTGAATAAAACTCAAGAAATAGGTGTTTCTGAAATACCCAAACTAGCAAACACTTATATAGCAATAATCCCTCCTCAGTCACAACCCACTGAAGTAGATGGTGTTCAAGCAGCTTCTGAAATCTTTAATAGATCAGCACGGCCATTTACTTCAGGTCAAAGTGGTCCGCGACTTGTGGCATCATCAGTTGTATTCAAGCCtagttccccaaaaaaaacttgtgaaacgCCATCATCTCATATCATAACTCCATCACTCATCCCATCATTCATCCCAGAAGCATCTTCTATTACCGAAAAGGCTCCAGTTTGCTCTGTTGCATCCCTTTATATCCCAGCACCTGAAAGGGCAGATGCGCCATCAACAACTACTCAAGTACAATGTGAAAGAGCTCCTGAAAATCTATCAAATCAAACAACACCAAGGACCACCACTGCTTCCATATATCTGTCAACCCCTTCACGCCCATCAGGATCTCAAGCATTGGTTACACATGCAAATGTCACCAAATTAACCGATTATACTCCAGTGACTCCACCAAAAACAACTACTTCAAATATAATAGGTTCACCATCCATTGGGCCAATGGATACTCCTCCATATTTTACCCCAGACATCTCTGCAAACCAGTCACTAGATTCTGTGAATTCAAGAGAACAGAGGATTTCTGTTCCTGTTGGTCGTACTGGTATCTTAAATGAAGCACGTAGGAGAGGTGGAAAAAAAGAGATGTTCGCTAAAGTAGAAGAAAAGAAGTGCTTACCAAACCCAGAACTTTTGTCTCTGGTgcaaaaaatagatgaaaaacCAAAACAAGAGCAAACAGGTGCAGGTTTTGAGTCTGGGCCTGAAGAAGATTTCCTTAGCCTAGGAGCTGAAGCCTGTAATTTTATGCAGCCCTCAGCACGCAAGTTTAAGGTCCCTCCTCCAGTAGCTCCAAAACCTCAACTGATAACACCAGTAGATGAAATTTTTAACGGAGGTCAAGATATTCCACATCTAGGAGGTAAAGGAGCAGAACTCTTTGCTAGACGCCAAAGCCGCATGGACAAGTTTGTTGTGGACTCAACTCCTACATCCAGGTCAAGGCCTAATTCTAGGCCAAGAACACCCTCTCCTACCCCTTCTCTTCCTTCATCTTGGAAATACTCATCAAATATTCGTGCTCCACCCCCTATTGCCTATAATCCCCTTtgctctccattttatccattagCAGCATCCAAAACTCTAGCAAACTCTAGCAAAGCTGAAAGCAAAGTTAAGAAAGCTCCTGggggtaaacccagaatgcagGCAATTGATTTTATGCGGCATCAGCCGTATCAGCTAAATTCTGCGATGTTTGTTTTTGATGATTCTTCCAATAACACAAACCAGACTCCAACAAGAAGAGACACACAAAAATCAAATGTATTGGCATCACCTGCTAGACAAGTTCCTGTGAAAACTGCTAGGGCTCATGAGATAAAACGTTTCTCAACTCCAGTTCCGATGTCATCAGTCAGTATGGCACCGACTGTGCTAACCCCTCGATCTGCAACTACTCTTGCAGAGCCAGTATGGAGAACAGATCTCAGCTGCCAACCTATGCCATCAATGGCTCCAGTGCCTACTCAATACCAATCTCCCGAACAGGATACTCACAAGAATTTCATCCCTTCTAGCTACCAGAGTTATAGTATACTTAGCCCTACTAGTTCAGTTACTTCTCCAAggtcatcaagttcaacattacAGGTTCCAAAGCCAAAGTTCTGTGCAGCCAAAACAGGGATGCAAGCAAATGTTTGGAGACCAGGTACAGTAAAGTTCTAA
- the synpo2l.L gene encoding synaptopodin 2-like protein isoform X2 — protein MWAADGAQTAPRTQRVLPSPSSPNRIRSPDPSISWAATQSTLLTTAQPRLLHLESITSPPDSEAYYGETDSDADIQASPAHPPSNQQHHSQQPPAPEKHRRARKKSPRSPPGNKTESEQQSLSEMSGYESGPGGVAECALQPNVGVAKREIVYQPGGSRAETPFSDVEGFLPSDDVEQLPRITSPSHESLLLPHATKSIRAERHLIPMIGPVDHPVDDDLTTTYSDKAREAKLHRSESVQEKNVKDARTKCRTIASLLTDAPNPHSKGVLMFKKRRQRAKKYTLVSYGSVDEDHYNEDEDGVFPTSESEFDEEGFSDARSLTNHSDWDSTYLDIEKPKMDEQQVDKGLTEASGKGAEIFELQRQRSEQSPVDTVPSQISIPLQHPKESQITPVAPIRKKMLNGNVSSSAIVNKTQEIGVSEIPKLANTYIAIIPPQSQPTEVDGVQAASEIFNRSARPFTSGQSGPRLVASSVVFKPSSPKKTCETPSSHIITPSLIPSFIPEASSITEKAPVCSVASLYIPAPERADAPSTTTQVQCERAPENLSNQTTPRTTTASIYLSTPSRPSGSQALVTHANVTKLTDYTPVTPPKTTTSNIIGSPSIGPMDTPPYFTPDISANQSLDSVNSREQRISVPVGRTGILNEARRRGGKKEMFAKVEEKKCLPNPELLSLVQKIDEKPKQEQTGAGFESGPEEDFLSLGAEACNFMQPSARKFKVPPPVAPKPQLITPVDEIFNGGQDIPHLGGKGAELFARRQSRMDKFVVDSTPTSRSRPNSRPRTPSPTPSLPSSWKYSSNIRAPPPIAYNPLCSPFYPLAASKTLANSSKAESKVKKAPGGKPRMQAIDFMRHQPYQLNSAMFVFDDSSNNTNQTPTRRDTQKSNVLASPARQVPVKTARAHEIKRFSTPVPMSSVSMAPTVLTPRSATTLAEPVWRTDLSCQPMPSMAPVPTQYQSPEQDTHKNFIPSSYQSYSILSPTSSVTSPRSSSSTLQVPKPKFCAAKTGMQANVWRPGTVKF, from the exons GGCAGCAGACGGAGCACAGACTGCACCACGAACCCAGAGAGTCCTTCCTTCCCCAAGCAGCCCAAACCGCATCAGAAGTCCAGACCCTTCCATTTCATGGGCAGCAACCCAGTCAACTTTACTAACAACTGCTCAGCCAAGATTGCTGCACCTGGAGAGCATTACTTCTCCTCCAGACAGTGAAGCATACTACGGGGAAACTGATAGTGACGCAGACATCCAAGCATCCCCAGCTCATCCACCAAGTAATCAACAGCATCACAGCCAGCAACCTCCTGCTCCAGAAAAGCACCGCAGGGCACGGAAAAAGAGTCCCAGATCCCCACCAGGGAACAAGACAGAATCTGAGCAGCAGTCTTTATCTGAGATGAGTGGATATGAGAGTGGACCTGGTGGTGTTGCCGAATGTGCTTTACAGCCCAATGTAGGGGTGGCCAAACGTGAAATTGTATATCAGCCTGGGGGAAGTCGGGCTGAAACCCCTTTCTCAGATGTGGAAGGCTTTTTGCCATCAGATGATGTGGAACAATTGCCTAGAATTACTTCTCCATCCCATGAGTCTCTGCTGCTCCCACATGCTACCAAAAGCATCCGAGCTGAAAGGCATCTCATTCCCATGATAGGACCAGTGGACCATCCGGTAGATGATGATTTGACAACTACCTACTCAGATAAAGCCAGAGAAGCAA AGCTGCACCGAAGTGAAAGTGTACAGGAGAAGAACGTTAAAGATGCCAGAACTAAGTGCAGAACCATTGCATCTTTGCTgacagatgcaccaaatcctcacTCCAAGGGTGTGCTTATGTTTAAGAAGAGACGGCAGCGAGCAAAAAAATATACCCTTGTGAGTTACGGAAGTGTTGATGAAGATCACTACAACGAGGACGAAGACGGTGTCTTTCCTACAAGTGAATCAGAATTTGATGAGGAAGGTTTCTCGGATGCGCGTAGTCTAACAAATCACTCAGATTGGGATAGCACATATTTAGATATTGAAAAGCCAAAAATGGATGAGCAGCAGGTAGACAAGGGATTAACTGAGGCATCAGGGAAAGGAGCCGAGATATTTGAGCTTCAAAGACAGCGATCAGAGCAATCCCCTGTTGATACGGTTCCTTCTCAAATTTCCATTCCTTTACAACATCCGAAAGAGAGTCAAATAACTCCAGTAGCTCCAATCCGGAAAAAGATGTTAAATGGAAATGTAAGCTCTTCAGCTATTGTGAATAAAACTCAAGAAATAGGTGTTTCTGAAATACCCAAACTAGCAAACACTTATATAGCAATAATCCCTCCTCAGTCACAACCCACTGAAGTAGATGGTGTTCAAGCAGCTTCTGAAATCTTTAATAGATCAGCACGGCCATTTACTTCAGGTCAAAGTGGTCCGCGACTTGTGGCATCATCAGTTGTATTCAAGCCtagttccccaaaaaaaacttgtgaaacgCCATCATCTCATATCATAACTCCATCACTCATCCCATCATTCATCCCAGAAGCATCTTCTATTACCGAAAAGGCTCCAGTTTGCTCTGTTGCATCCCTTTATATCCCAGCACCTGAAAGGGCAGATGCGCCATCAACAACTACTCAAGTACAATGTGAAAGAGCTCCTGAAAATCTATCAAATCAAACAACACCAAGGACCACCACTGCTTCCATATATCTGTCAACCCCTTCACGCCCATCAGGATCTCAAGCATTGGTTACACATGCAAATGTCACCAAATTAACCGATTATACTCCAGTGACTCCACCAAAAACAACTACTTCAAATATAATAGGTTCACCATCCATTGGGCCAATGGATACTCCTCCATATTTTACCCCAGACATCTCTGCAAACCAGTCACTAGATTCTGTGAATTCAAGAGAACAGAGGATTTCTGTTCCTGTTGGTCGTACTGGTATCTTAAATGAAGCACGTAGGAGAGGTGGAAAAAAAGAGATGTTCGCTAAAGTAGAAGAAAAGAAGTGCTTACCAAACCCAGAACTTTTGTCTCTGGTgcaaaaaatagatgaaaaacCAAAACAAGAGCAAACAGGTGCAGGTTTTGAGTCTGGGCCTGAAGAAGATTTCCTTAGCCTAGGAGCTGAAGCCTGTAATTTTATGCAGCCCTCAGCACGCAAGTTTAAGGTCCCTCCTCCAGTAGCTCCAAAACCTCAACTGATAACACCAGTAGATGAAATTTTTAACGGAGGTCAAGATATTCCACATCTAGGAGGTAAAGGAGCAGAACTCTTTGCTAGACGCCAAAGCCGCATGGACAAGTTTGTTGTGGACTCAACTCCTACATCCAGGTCAAGGCCTAATTCTAGGCCAAGAACACCCTCTCCTACCCCTTCTCTTCCTTCATCTTGGAAATACTCATCAAATATTCGTGCTCCACCCCCTATTGCCTATAATCCCCTTtgctctccattttatccattagCAGCATCCAAAACTCTAGCAAACTCTAGCAAAGCTGAAAGCAAAGTTAAGAAAGCTCCTGggggtaaacccagaatgcagGCAATTGATTTTATGCGGCATCAGCCGTATCAGCTAAATTCTGCGATGTTTGTTTTTGATGATTCTTCCAATAACACAAACCAGACTCCAACAAGAAGAGACACACAAAAATCAAATGTATTGGCATCACCTGCTAGACAAGTTCCTGTGAAAACTGCTAGGGCTCATGAGATAAAACGTTTCTCAACTCCAGTTCCGATGTCATCAGTCAGTATGGCACCGACTGTGCTAACCCCTCGATCTGCAACTACTCTTGCAGAGCCAGTATGGAGAACAGATCTCAGCTGCCAACCTATGCCATCAATGGCTCCAGTGCCTACTCAATACCAATCTCCCGAACAGGATACTCACAAGAATTTCATCCCTTCTAGCTACCAGAGTTATAGTATACTTAGCCCTACTAGTTCAGTTACTTCTCCAAggtcatcaagttcaacattacAGGTTCCAAAGCCAAAGTTCTGTGCAGCCAAAACAGGGATGCAAGCAAATGTTTGGAGACCAGGTACAGTAAAGTTCTAA